The genomic stretch CAAATTGACGTTTCGCAGTTGCTGGTTCTCGCTCACCACGATGTCTTCACGGCGCACTCGGCTGAAGTTGTCGCCGCCCGCCGTGATTTCATATTCGGAGTTTGGCAAACCGACAAGTTGGTAGACTCCGTTTGAATCGGTCTCGGTGCCATAGAAGCCTGCTGTCTCGGAGTAAGCCGACACAAGGACATTTCTGGCGGGTGATCCGTCCGATTCGAAAAGGGTTCCCGTTACCGAACTTCCGGTTGAGACCGTGACATCACCTATCAGAATATCCACGCCATCGACATCAACATTGACCGGTGTCGAAAGATTGACGCCGTCGGCGACCAGCGAGTAGCTACCTGAGTGAACGTCTGGAAAGATGAAAGTTCCGTCGGTCAGCGACACCGCACCGTGCCCAACAAGGTTGATCTGGTCAAATAGGGTCAGAGCAACATCTCCCGCGGGAAGCCCTGACTCTTGAAACAGCAAACGACCATGAACGGAGGTTGTCAATTCGGCGCGAGCTTGCAGAGATTCCAGACCGAAAACATCCGCAAGAACAAAGTTGTCGCCCATTTTCTGAGGCAACAAGGTCGTGTGGTGAGCGAGCCTTTCAGCATAGCCTTCTCCGGTTTCGCCAATTTGTGCCCGAAGCTGATTGAAGAACAACTCAAACTCGGCATCGGCCATTTTCTCTGGCTTTAGCGTCGGCTTGAGAGTGTCCCAGGGAATCGTCCAGTCAGACGTAAGCTGTTGGCTTAGCTCAAAGGTTTCTGTGCCTGCGTCGGTAGACAATCCGTAAACCGTGATTTGTGATTTGGCGCCGGGTGGAAGGATTCCAGCGGGACCCTCGTCATTGGTTGCGATCAAGTCCAAGCGCGTTGAGCCTTCGGAATCCGGGCTGATGAGCAGTTCGTCGATTCCAGTCGAGGTCAATGTCAGAATGGGAGCGATCAGATCGGTGTCGCCACGGTTTTCGTAGTCGATCAGAATTTCGAAGCCTCGGCCCAGACGCATTCGCTGTGGCGCGACCAAGCTGACCTCAAGCTGACCAGGAACGCCGGCAATCACCTCAAACGCATCTTCTAACACAGTGGTTGTGCCATCCGGTTGGACAACTTGAACATCCGCCGGACCCAACGTCGCCCCGGCGAGATCGAATGTACCGGAGATCAATCCGCTATCACTGAAAAAGTTGTCGAACGCCTCGATTTGGGTGCCTTGGCTATCGATCAATCGCACCGATGCGTCGGATGCGAACTGCGACCCGCTAACGACGATCGTCGTCTGCCCCGTGTTGCTGCCGCGCTGCGGAGAAATCGTTGAAATCCCCAGCGATGCGAGATCTGCTGTGACGGTAAACGTCTGTGGTGAACTGACATCTGTTCCGATGACTGAGACGTAGTACATTCCGGAGTTTGTATTGTTGATCGCAACAACTTGGTCCGCGGAGTCTACCCGGACTCCGCGAGCGTCAAAGACCTGCGGTGTCGGGGCATCGCCATACTTGAGGTAGAGCTCGTTTACTGCGTTCTCATCGCCGTCAAGATTTACCGAAAGACTTTCGCCACTTGTCAGATTGACCTTGAAGAGCTTGGCATCGCCGGTTCCTGCGAGCGTTCCGGTTTTTGCGATTCCCAACGTCAACTCAGGCACATCCATTTGCACGGTGTCTGTCGAAGCGCCAGTGTTGTTTAGCAGTGCGGTTGCTTCAAAAACCTCATGCTGCCAATTGGCTCGCACTAGGAAATAGTAGTCTCCCGGTACCACACCGGGAAGCGTTACAGCCTTTGACAATGAATACTCAACTCCCGCATCGAGTGTCCCGGCATAACTCGCTTCGCCGAGAAGCAGATCGTCGGGTGTCCACACTGGGTCGGCCGACAGATACACGGCGTCTCGCCATGGTCCGATCGCAGGAGCGATTCCGTGATTGCGACCCGTCCACGACACTGTCACCACCTCGTCCTGCAATCCGCTCGCCGGTCCGGCGACTGAGACGACCATCAGATCGACGTCCGACGTGGAAGTCTCTTGTCGTTCCAACGCGCCAAGGTCAACGTAAGGCTTCGCTCCCGCACCACGGTTGATCATGTTCGGATCATCGAATCGTGGATTGCCAACGGCATCCACCATCGGCGCATCGTCGCTCGTCCCCGAATCGATCACGGGTGAACCGCCGCGCAACTGGTATTGGCGATTCGGATGACTGAAGTAACGAGGATCTGCCGAGAGATTGCCATCGGTGCCGGTCCGGTCTTCTAAGCCACCGTAGTTCACGGCACCAGGGTTGAACACGTTGTTGAAAGCGGCGTTGATCGTCGCATTTTCCGCGAGAAAGATGCCGTGGTTCGTGTTGTTGGTAATCAGATTGTTGGTCAGATCCACGGTTGCAGCATTGGCATACACGCCGAACCTGTTAGCGTCAAAATTGTTGTTCGTCGCCACAACCGTGGAGTCTCCGATTGCGAAGACTCCAAACAAGTTGTCGCGTGAAATGCTGTTGTTGATTTTCAGGTGACCGGTGTTGTGCGTCAACAGACCATGTTCGGCCGAATGACGGGTGACACTATTCGTAAACAACAGTTGTCCGCCACCGACGGCAACATTTGCGCGCAGATCACCGGATCCGCCGAAGCGAATCTCAGCATAATCCAAATGACTCTCTGTGTTGGTGGCCAGAAAGCTCAATCCCGCACACACGCCGGCCCAGCCTCCGCTCGGACCATTGTCATTGGTGTCGCCCAAGACGGAATCGTCGACGACGGACGTGAAAACGATGTGCTCATCGCTGGTGCCTTGCGCGAGCATGCGACCGCCGACTTCAATCGGTTCACCCGCAAGGAATTTGATGACTTGCCCTGGGGCGATTGTTAGCGTGACGTCTTCCGCCACCGTGATTCGACCGGTCGGTACATAGGCGATCCCCGGATCGTCCCAGGTCGCATCCGAATCGATTGTGCCGGCATCAACCAGTAACCCATTCAACCGATTTCCATCCACCCGGATGTCTCCCCGAATGGTTGGATTTGATTTCAGGTCCATGCTGGCGGCATGAAACTCGTTATTCAAAAATGTGATGTTGTTGATGACGGGATCACTCTCAACGATTCGCATCCCATGCATTCCGCCCCGGATCACGGCATCGTTCAGGGTGAGTTCTCCTCCGTTGACGTACAATTGGTACTGGGTCCTCCCCGCATCGGCCGCTCCACCGTACCTCAGCTCGATATGATTGAGTTCACTTCCCGTACTGGTGTCAGTGAATTCGATTTGTTGCCAACTCCGGCTCCACCCGCCTGAAGGTCCGTTGTCGTTCGTATCGCCACCTGCGGAATCGTCAGTGAGAGAGGTGAAGATCACCGGGGCGTCTTCCGTTCCATTGGCGAGAAGCGTGCCATCAACCCCAATGCGGCTACCAGCAAACCCCATCTTGACAACTTGACCCGCAGCAAGCGTCAACGTTGTGCCAACCGGAACAGTGATTTCGCCTGTGGGTGTGTAAACAATGTCTGGATCATCCCATACTGTGTCCCCAGGCAATGTGCCACCATCAACAAGAACTGAGTTCCATTGATTTCCCGCAGTCGTAATACCTTGGAACATTGGATTCGATGCCAGATCCATACTGGCGGCGAGGAATGCATTGTTCAGAAACGCAGTGTTGGTGATGACGGGATCGCTTTCGACGATCCGTATCCCACGCGTCCCGTGACGTAGGACCGAATTCGTCAGTGTGAGTTCACCGCCGTTCACAAACAACTGATACTTACCTTCACCATCACCTCCATATCTCGATTCAAAGTGGTCGAGCACGCTTCCCGTGCTGGTGTTGGTAAACTCAATATAGCTCCAATCCGGGTTCGATCCGCCTGATGGACCACTATTGTCTGTATCACCACCAGCCGAATCGTCACGGTAGGAGGTCACGATGACAGGTGCATTCTCGGTACCGCTGGCTAACAGTCGTCCCGCGACTGTAATCACCGTGTTTAACCCGAATGGCTTGACAATCTGTCCGGCGCCCAGCGTCAGCGTGGATCCCTCGGAAATCGTGATTGCCCCCATGGGCATGTAGACCATATCCGGATCATCCCACGTGCGATCTCCCGAGATCACACCCCCATCGATTAGAAGTGCGTTCCAACGGTTCCCCGTCGTTGTAATTCCTTGGAACGTTGGATTCGACGTGAGATCCATACTTGCGGCGAGGTAAGCGTTGTTCAAGAACGCTGTGTTGGTGATGACAGGATCGCTGTTCACAATCCGCATCCCTCGCGTTCCGTGGCGGACGACTGAATTCGACAGTGTGAGTTCACCGCCGTTGACAAACAACTGATATGCATCTTCTTCGCCGCCTCCTCCGTATCTCGATTCGAAGTGGTCGAGCACGTTTCCCGTACTGGTACTGGTAAACTCGATATATCCCCAATCGGGAGTCGATCCGCCCGACGGACCATTGTTATCCGTATCGCCACCGGCTGAGTCGTCTCGAGTCGACGTCACAATCACCGGCGCTGATGAAGTACCATCGGCCAACAGGCGACCATTGATAATCAGATTAGAATCATGGCCGCCCATCTTGATTATCTGCCCAGCCGCGAGCGTCAAAGTCATGTCTTGGGGAACCGTAACACGACCCGCCAATCGATAGACGACGTCCGAGTTGTCCCATACACGATCTGCGGACAACTCACCTGCATCAACCTGGACTCCATTGAGTGCATTGTCGGTGAATGTGATGTTGCTGATGTCTGGCTGTGAATCCAAATCCATCGACATTGCCGCGAAGCGGTGGTTTTCGAACGATGTATTCGCAACCGTGGAATCCGCATCGTCAATCCTCATTCCAACGTTACCGATACGTACTCGGCTGTTCGTCAATGACAACTCGCCTCCGTTGACGACAATCTGTCCGACAAAGTCCGAACCGCCGCCGCGGACTTCGACGTGATCCATTTTGCTGCCAGTGCTTGTTGATGCGAATGCGATATTTCGCCATGCACCTTGCCAAGCGCCTTCTGCTGCGTTGCCGGTGGTGTTGACGTCATCCGCCGTACCAAGGACTCCGTCAAAGCCCATGTCGTCTCGATCCGACGTGAACAAGATTGGCTCGGCCTCGGTGCCAACTGCAATCATTGTTCCCTTAACGCTGAGACCGAGTCCAGCAAACTGAACCATCGTGCCTGGTTCGATCGTCAATGTCACACCCTCCTTTACGGCGATATCCGCGGTGACGTGTTGAACTTCGTCATTCGTCCAGGTCGTGTCGACCTCGATATCCGTAGCCCACACCACCGCCAAGACTCGACGGTCCTCTAACTGCTCCATCAGCAGACGTCGCGATTCGGGCCTTCTGCGACGAGCATGACCTGCTCGCGACCAGGGCTTTCTGGAAAAGGGTTGACCCCCAAGAAGTTGACGTTTCATGATGTTTTCCCCTCGATTGTTACAAGAAGATCTGCAACGGCTATGCCAGCTTAGCCCATTGATTCGCGACATCGCTGGCAAGTAGCTCAATGCTCGAATCAAGCTCGGAGCTAGGCGACTGTCTGCTGTCCCGCACTAGGTCTTTCTCACTGAACTCATCGATGCAGAGTGTTATGACACCGTCCGAGAGAAGTTCGCTGGGCGAAGCGATTTTTCGGTTTGTTGTTTGATCAATCGAAGCAACATCATCTATTTGAAGAGCAACTTCCGGTTTTTCTCGCAAATGGAAACTCAGCGTATCAATTGGCGTTAGGATTTCCTCGCCACTTGGATCCATCGGAACGATAATATTTGCCAGCTCATTGATGACTCTCAATGCATCGAGTGCCGTTAGCATTCCGTCTTCTTCGACGTCCAGGTATCGGTCTTCGTACCCAGCGGGGCGCTCTAATAACAGTAACTTCGTATGAGGATCGTGAACAACGCGATCGGTCAACTCGTTGATGATCCACAATGCATCAGCGGCAGTCACCTTGCCATTGTCATCCACGTCATAGATGTTCTTGTGGTTCACCCAAGCGTTTAGAATGATTGTCGTAATCGCTTCGGCGATGAGTTGTTTCAATTCGACATGTCCGACGTTGTCTCTAGCGATCGATGCGAACGCGTAACGACTGCCGGATTCACCCGTGAATTGATGACTGGTCGCCGCAGTTTCTTCGAGCAACATTGTGAAAGGACCTTCATCTTTTGAGACGTAGAGGTTGTACGCGCCAATCCCTGAACCATTCTCGTCATCTTCGCCCGACCAAGAAACAGTGAACTCGGCAGTGCGGACTATATCGTCCAACGCAGAAACGGAACTAGTGGGCGCGACACGATCGATCGTGTGCAGCGTCTCGGGCGTCAAGATTGGTTCGTTGATATCGAACACGATCGATGCCTGATTGCGGATCTCGGTACCCGTCGGCAAATCCGGCATCGGTCGGACTCGATAGCGGAAATACCCTTCACCGTTATGGAGCTGCTTGTCATTCACGGGAAGGAAACCGGCATCGATGCTGTCAGGGGCCAACCCCGTCAGCGGGTCGAGTGAGCGAAACGTTGCCGATAAGTCTCGAGTCTCGACCTTTACATCGAGCGTCACCGCAACGAGCAAATCGATTCCATGTGGACGAAGATCAATCACCGTTTCGTAGTATGACAGTCCAGGTGGCACGTCCAAATTGAAGTTACTGAAGCCGAATCCAGTGAATTCGACATCTGCCAGATTCAGGTCTTTGTCCAGAGTATCAGTGACAAAAACCTCTTGCGCCGGCAGTGTCGCGCCAACATTCGGATCATTCTCGAATTGAATTTCATAGTTCAAGGTGCCATCTTGAATGAATCCGACCGCATCAAATGCGCTGGGGCCAATCTTGTCGTTTGGATCGTTCGCACTTCCAATGCCAACCCCATCTGAATCACGCTGGCGGGATCCGGGTGGCTTGATGGATCCCGGCTTGTCCTGCAAGCATTTGTCCAAAGCCTCGACTGCATGGCGGGAACTTACAACCGCCTTGATGTAGGCAAGTTGCGCTGCATCAAAACGATCGCCTTGTTTGGCAAGTCGAGCGAAAGCCTTGGTGGATTCCTCCCATGCCTTCTTCGATTCTTCATAAGCCTGAAGGCCTTTTACCATTCGCCCGAGCGTTCGCATGAAGGTCTCAAATGTTTTTGATCGCGTCACTTCTACATCAAGACTGCCATATTGTTCTTCTTTGAACTTGGCTTCTTCCGCAAAAAAGTCGGCGGCCTTTCCGGAAAGAAACGTGGTCAACGAATTCATGTTATTGACGACGTCCTCTAACTTGGACTCGTCATCGTTAATGAGTTTTTGTGCGTTGGTCCCCGCTGAGTGGAGAGCTTCGGCCCCCGCCAACACGTCGTCCGCGATCTTCCAGAACGCCTGCACTCCCGCCTTGGCAGCGGAAATCTTGAAATCAAGATAGAGCTGGGCAATTTTTCCGGCTGCAATCGTCACTTGGAACACCGCCGGCCCAATATCAGCAATGATCGTCGACGGACTTGTGATCACGTTGGTTACGAATTCCCAATCCGAATACCGGTTCTCCGTTGCGCGAACCAGTGCGAGCGCACGTTTTGCCTCCTCGCGACAATTGGGATTGCTGAGCTTCCCGAAAAGGTCTTCTTCCTTGATTTGATTGTCAGAGCGTCTGAGGCCTTTGAGTTTATTCAGAAGCGCAGACCACCAACCGCCCGTGTCACCAAATCCGGCTTCAGTCGCGTTGGCCGCCGACAGCGACGACTCAACCGCAAAGGTTGAGGCCGACGGCATCGACATCGATGCATGGCTCTCGAAGCCCGCAGCCGAGGACGGCTCCGGGTACGCAGAGATTACGGCGGGCGTAAGAACGAAGTCCTGCCCAACCAGCGTTGTATGCCTTGATGCAACCATCTCAATCGAGGCGGAGGGGAAGTACCCACCCGCTGAAGCTGTCAGTGAAATCGGACCTGGTGGAAGCGAATTCAGTGTGAATGTTCCATCCGAGTTGGTGGTGGCCGTACCGAGAAGGCGAGACTCTGGATCGACTGCGGAGATGTCCACGTTCGCCAATGGGAAAACCCCGTTGGTCACTTTACCCCTTATTTGAATCGTTGATGGATTGAGTTGGATGTTGTCATGCTGCTGGCCAGTCGCGACGGAAACCGATGTGATGAGAGTTTCGTGTCCATCTGCGACGATGATGGCCTCGAAATCGCCGACCGGTACATCGAATACCTCAAATTCGCCATCCGCGTCCGAAATTGTGATCCCAACGATTGACGAGTTCGTTCGGTCGATCAAGAACACGGACGCTTCGGCAATGACTTGGTTTGTCGTGGCATCACGGATTGTTCCGCGAAGACGCGTTTGGGGGCCTAACTCAAGGCTTAAAGCCGCTGGATCCTCGGCACCGACGTCAATGTCCACCGACGTCCGACCGAAATGGTCAGCGCCAGCGGTCAGTCGATAAGTCCCAGTCGTTAATCCGATAACCTGGAAATTCCCCGATGAATCGGTTGCCGCGCGGATTCGCGATGGCGCGACCAGATTAGCATCCAGCGAACGGACGACGATTCGACCACCCTGTATCGGATCTCCCGTCGCGGCATCCAGGAGGACTCCTGAAATCACGCGAGATCCGGCTTGGAAATCGATGCCATCAATATCCGTTCCTGCCGATAACTCGATGTTGGATTGAGGAATAAAGCCAAATTCCTCGGTGTTGACCTCGACTTGATAGGTGCCCGGTTGCGTCAGGAAAAATGTATAATTTCCGTCTTCATTGGAGAGCGTCGACGTCAACATCGCGCCATCGGAAACGAGGTTGACTGCTGCTCGCGCGTTCGGGGTGGAACCGTCCGCAGCCAAGACCTTGCCCGAAATGCGACCTGCTATCGATACACTGAAGTCGACGGTCGGCGAGTTGTTCTCGTCAACGGTGGTCTCGCGACTCTGAAGTCCCGGGCCGTTTATGTCCCCTAGGGCAACGGTGTAGGTTCCGAACGAAAGATCGGCTACTTCGTAGTGACCGTTGGAGTCAGTGACCGTTGTCTGCACGACTCCGGCGCTGGTTGAGCAGAAGACAGACACGCCAACTAGTGGATTGCCCGTTGCCGCCTCAACCGCGCTACCACGAATTGCACCGTAGTCTAATAGCTGTACATCGATCGACGATACCTCGCCAGCTTTCACTTGAACCGTCAACTCGTCTTGCACAAAGTTTGTCGCTACGACTGATACCGTGTACTGGCCTGTGGGCAGACCATCCAATTCAAAATTCCCTTCCGAGTCCGCCTGTGTGGTAAAGGATCGAGTAGGACTCTCGATCGAGACGAATCCATATTCCAGTGCAGATCCGTCGCGAGCAAGCGTGACGGTTCCTTTCACTCCTCCACCGGTGGTCATTGCGAAGTCGACGCCAGTGACGATTTCACCTGATCCGATCTGAATCATCTGCTCGAGTTCAGCTAGACCGTTGGTGGCAGCGATCACTGACAGGGTACCGGGTGGCACGCCGGTCAGAGTGAACTGGCCCGTATCCGAGGTAGTCGTCGTGATCGCGTTGTATTCTGTGTCGAACACCGTGACATTGACACCTTCGATCGGCCCACTGGTCCCGGTAACTGCCCCCTGGATCGATCCTCCTTTCTCGAGGATCAAGTTCCTATTGTGTTGTTGATCGCCGGCATTCAGGCGACCGGTGTTGAGCTTTGCAGTAACGAATGAATCGACGCTGACGGAAACGTCATACGTGCCCGAAGGAAGCGAGTTGAACTCATACTGACCTGCGAAGCCCGTTGTATCCGCGAAGACGTTTCCCGCTTCATCGGTCACGGTCACAAGTGCATCGGGCACCGGGATGCCGCTTGCAGCCCGCATGACGCTCCCACGGATCGATGCTGCGGTCGAGGCGACAAGACTC from Novipirellula artificiosorum encodes the following:
- a CDS encoding carboxypeptidase regulatory-like domain-containing protein: MKRQLLGGQPFSRKPWSRAGHARRRRPESRRLLMEQLEDRRVLAVVWATDIEVDTTWTNDEVQHVTADIAVKEGVTLTIEPGTMVQFAGLGLSVKGTMIAVGTEAEPILFTSDRDDMGFDGVLGTADDVNTTGNAAEGAWQGAWRNIAFASTSTGSKMDHVEVRGGGSDFVGQIVVNGGELSLTNSRVRIGNVGMRIDDADSTVANTSFENHRFAAMSMDLDSQPDISNITFTDNALNGVQVDAGELSADRVWDNSDVVYRLAGRVTVPQDMTLTLAAGQIIKMGGHDSNLIINGRLLADGTSSAPVIVTSTRDDSAGGDTDNNGPSGGSTPDWGYIEFTSTSTGNVLDHFESRYGGGGEEDAYQLFVNGGELTLSNSVVRHGTRGMRIVNSDPVITNTAFLNNAYLAASMDLTSNPTFQGITTTGNRWNALLIDGGVISGDRTWDDPDMVYMPMGAITISEGSTLTLGAGQIVKPFGLNTVITVAGRLLASGTENAPVIVTSYRDDSAGGDTDNSGPSGGSNPDWSYIEFTNTSTGSVLDHFESRYGGDGEGKYQLFVNGGELTLTNSVLRHGTRGIRIVESDPVITNTAFLNNAFLAASMDLASNPMFQGITTAGNQWNSVLVDGGTLPGDTVWDDPDIVYTPTGEITVPVGTTLTLAAGQVVKMGFAGSRIGVDGTLLANGTEDAPVIFTSLTDDSAGGDTNDNGPSGGWSRSWQQIEFTDTSTGSELNHIELRYGGAADAGRTQYQLYVNGGELTLNDAVIRGGMHGMRIVESDPVINNITFLNNEFHAASMDLKSNPTIRGDIRVDGNRLNGLLVDAGTIDSDATWDDPGIAYVPTGRITVAEDVTLTIAPGQVIKFLAGEPIEVGGRMLAQGTSDEHIVFTSVVDDSVLGDTNDNGPSGGWAGVCAGLSFLATNTESHLDYAEIRFGGSGDLRANVAVGGGQLLFTNSVTRHSAEHGLLTHNTGHLKINNSISRDNLFGVFAIGDSTVVATNNNFDANRFGVYANAATVDLTNNLITNNTNHGIFLAENATINAAFNNVFNPGAVNYGGLEDRTGTDGNLSADPRYFSHPNRQYQLRGGSPVIDSGTSDDAPMVDAVGNPRFDDPNMINRGAGAKPYVDLGALERQETSTSDVDLMVVSVAGPASGLQDEVVTVSWTGRNHGIAPAIGPWRDAVYLSADPVWTPDDLLLGEASYAGTLDAGVEYSLSKAVTLPGVVPGDYYFLVRANWQHEVFEATALLNNTGASTDTVQMDVPELTLGIAKTGTLAGTGDAKLFKVNLTSGESLSVNLDGDENAVNELYLKYGDAPTPQVFDARGVRVDSADQVVAINNTNSGMYYVSVIGTDVSSPQTFTVTADLASLGISTISPQRGSNTGQTTIVVSGSQFASDASVRLIDSQGTQIEAFDNFFSDSGLISGTFDLAGATLGPADVQVVQPDGTTTVLEDAFEVIAGVPGQLEVSLVAPQRMRLGRGFEILIDYENRGDTDLIAPILTLTSTGIDELLISPDSEGSTRLDLIATNDEGPAGILPPGAKSQITVYGLSTDAGTETFELSQQLTSDWTIPWDTLKPTLKPEKMADAEFELFFNQLRAQIGETGEGYAERLAHHTTLLPQKMGDNFVLADVFGLESLQARAELTTSVHGRLLFQESGLPAGDVALTLFDQINLVGHGAVSLTDGTFIFPDVHSGSYSLVADGVNLSTPVNVDVDGVDILIGDVTVSTGSSVTGTLFESDGSPARNVLVSAYSETAGFYGTETDSNGVYQLVGLPNSEYEITAGGDNFSRVRREDIVVSENQQLRNVNLIVESAASISGVVKTATGQPVEDAIVVAMSSQREGNSTRTTSDGSYQISGLAAETYTISVSASGFVPSQVDGLDVDSGQTLTNIAVSLNPESVVSGVITDADTGNPIRFAGIVLLDGDDVITAAQANSDGQYEMAKVPAGSFRLLFTANGYLDRTVNIVVGEEESLTHSQSLLKAGTVAGSVKDSSGQPIPGVLLLASREGEADAFVTTNAVGQYEFRDMLHGTYRVHVQSAGVHSIESRELTLTEASPTATQDFTFTTAGMVSGTVLQADGVMPIEGAYVKLFRDNREIDSVLADENGQYSFVLLDAATYTIAATTPDLTFSSMNNVDISGGSHHEHIDFVPGTQTLQGVLRDATTGDPLANASVLVNDELLGIAGMLPVVSTNAAGEFRIEGLAAGRYEITAYSDQHATLQQTIDVSPDVTAPLDLPMGPGHSISGTIVDLQFGRPIADASVSIYRKTDGKRIALVATDECGNYNAANLEPGDYDIATHADSRQLDLDSVSLSGPNTRHHVALDTASTSLRVNLQFGGASVKSGKVVVRDDVGRIFNITPASGEPFVVIQGLPPGDDYEVEVITPGGFAPPTNAESSPQGGTVDINITPTSVGGSKTNVSTPPPTSPDGEGYLTRLTTPDDLRKQLLDSEIPSAHPKCRQQLIEAVRAFDHARNSDSAVETAMEGKNPTWAGINADSGVYWATRAVVAGKVASLVFNTATTLKSLATLDLNKVASSQEKIEAIKLLVRQAIDVGGDLYSSLQNTGEQSRAGQPDTSGARAIGIAARVNAWLTLIGQVAEQFDKLSRVAKQAGIPTGIFGPAIQLFEIRQAVIDAIDEPKKADEAREHRTQSIDRSLGQRSFTLMRYWIALQRLEDCNKMHQNEPGTLIAPSSVLVRVNTQNQRDYDPNDKIGRSGFGAAGFMQPRLLNYEILFENDPDSGATLSAETVVITDSIDENLDLSRFEFTSFGFRNFEFDVPAGLSHYETTIDLRPDGIDLLVPVELDLDLDTRTMTASFASLDPLTGLVPDDIDAGFLPVNDKTLHNGEGFLRYRVQPKNQLPSGTEIRNQASIVFGVNDPILTPETVHTIDRGAPASSVSALDEVVRTAEFTVSWSGEDDENGSGIGDYNLYVSQDQGPFTMLLANTEATSYQFTGEPGSRYAFASVAMDNVGHVESKSLVAEAATEVALNSWVNHRNIYDVDNNGKVTAFDALLVINELTDRIVHDPHTKLLMLRQPEGYQDRYLDVEEDWMLTALDALRVINQLSNLAVPVGPSNVGGEAFLIPIDAPIPFLKAEPEADPRLHEVAWIAMEPKPTSTLSTEWVSDGFATSRLDLPDSTVSVRDSEPSPASELDSSIELLATDVANQWVRRAVSR
- a CDS encoding carboxypeptidase regulatory-like domain-containing protein: MTIGAGQIIKMRSGGITVHGRMIAEGTASDPIMFASYRDDSIGGDTNGNGPSGPGDADWGDIEFTSTSTGSVLNHVELRSGSFRGSYHQLSVNGGELTLSNSVIRNGARGIQILNSDPVITNITLQNHKYEAVTMDLESNPTIRGFTAVGNGSNALVLFGDTLPANTTWDNPDVVYLPSAPITVPEGVTLTIDAGQVVKWGKVVDALTVQGTLVTRGTDEAPVVFTANVDDSIGGDSTGNGPSGGFSGAWGQIKLTETSTGSELDGLHLRYGGYGSNSHQLFVDGSELTLTNSVLFGGNRGLQVSNSDPTIRNVQFQNQKYNAARIDLMSNPDFENISFDNNATNGVEMLGGSLPADTNWDDPEVVYVMTGDITVPTGVTLNVAAGQIVKASGTTKVIVEGALQANGTIDEHVIFTSYWDDSAGGDSDNSGPTAGSQSDWQRIEIASGGNAILNGFEARYGGRGWDGPAALIFVNGGEATIKDSVIRESFVHGILVTNGTANLSNCLLVHNRVSGMEVIGTSQVIATNNTIDHSRNGVRLGGGDVTLTNNVITGPLDNSPTEKPAGILVFEGSSLVANFNDVYFAPFPNYSGISDLTGTDGNLSVDPKFFNAATLQYNLRGGSPVIDAGTSDGAPTADYFGNPRFDDPNVPNRGGGAMPFVDMGAIERQEISTSDIDLAVVKVEGPTTGNPDDRVTVTWTGRNVGTAVAQGPWRDAVYLSVDPVWTPDDVYLGEVTIDTAVQPSEEYSVSASVELPSVFPGEYYFLVRANWQHEVFEATALLNNRGASTNTIAMDIPELTLGVEERGTLDTSGSEKLFKVNVPSGESVSISLTGVEGVSQELYVKHGDAPTRYSFDARGIRPDSASQVVAVNSISPGTFYVLVRGVEVPETSAFTLTARLEELAISRITPARGSNAGHVTVSIEGSQFSFDSTVRLIDHAGTNIEPAMVFRTDSGLLSATFDLTGATPGFADIEIVQTGGTSTNSEDAFEIVTGNPGYLVTNLFVPSRVRVGREFDVIVEYANGGDTDILAPLLEVRTSELANLGFDRDVGGCTDCGANTSAWIVGVNSTQPAGILPPGSNNRVALHGFPVNVGNELVELRSAEFPGGSIDFEAIGPTIRPTGMSDSEWSSLYASIQESLGSDWTSYAHRIAERATDLTPSMGRNYSLIDVFDTEISYALSKVGNSVSGTLSTESSQPLGNTPIRFVNPESGAGDTTVSASNGEFLFPNLPVGTYAVEFDGFVAADPREVVVPDGGLSDLSLVASTAASIRGSVMRAASGIPVPDALVTVTDEAGNVFADTTGFAGQYEFNSLPSGTYDVSVSVDSFVTAKLNTGRLNAGDQQHNRNLILEKGGSIQGAVTGTSGPIEGVNVTVFDTEYNAITTTTSDTGQFTLTGVPPGTLSVIAATNGLAELEQMIQIGSGEIVTGVDFAMTTGGGVKGTVTLARDGSALEYGFVSIESPTRSFTTQADSEGNFELDGLPTGQYTVSVVATNFVQDELTVQVKAGEVSSIDVQLLDYGAIRGSAVEAATGNPLVGVSVFCSTSAGVVQTTVTDSNGHYEVADLSFGTYTVALGDINGPGLQSRETTVDENNSPTVDFSVSIAGRISGKVLAADGSTPNARAAVNLVSDGAMLTSTLSNEDGNYTFFLTQPGTYQVEVNTEEFGFIPQSNIELSAGTDIDGIDFQAGSRVISGVLLDAATGDPIQGGRIVVRSLDANLVAPSRIRAATDSSGNFQVIGLTTGTYRLTAGADHFGRTSVDIDVGAEDPAALSLELGPQTRLRGTIRDATTNQVIAEASVFLIDRTNSSIVGITISDADGEFEVFDVPVGDFEAIIVADGHETLITSVSVATGQQHDNIQLNPSTIQIRGKVTNGVFPLANVDISAVDPESRLLGTATTNSDGTFTLNSLPPGPISLTASAGGYFPSASIEMVASRHTTLVGQDFVLTPAVISAYPEPSSAAGFESHASMSMPSASTFAVESSLSAANATEAGFGDTGGWWSALLNKLKGLRRSDNQIKEEDLFGKLSNPNCREEAKRALALVRATENRYSDWEFVTNVITSPSTIIADIGPAVFQVTIAAGKIAQLYLDFKISAAKAGVQAFWKIADDVLAGAEALHSAGTNAQKLINDDESKLEDVVNNMNSLTTFLSGKAADFFAEEAKFKEEQYGSLDVEVTRSKTFETFMRTLGRMVKGLQAYEESKKAWEESTKAFARLAKQGDRFDAAQLAYIKAVVSSRHAVEALDKCLQDKPGSIKPPGSRQRDSDGVGIGSANDPNDKIGPSAFDAVGFIQDGTLNYEIQFENDPNVGATLPAQEVFVTDTLDKDLNLADVEFTGFGFSNFNLDVPPGLSYYETVIDLRPHGIDLLVAVTLDVKVETRDLSATFRSLDPLTGLAPDSIDAGFLPVNDKQLHNGEGYFRYRVRPMPDLPTGTEIRNQASIVFDINEPILTPETLHTIDRVAPTSSVSALDDIVRTAEFTVSWSGEDDENGSGIGAYNLYVSKDEGPFTMLLEETAATSHQFTGESGSRYAFASIARDNVGHVELKQLIAEAITTIILNAWVNHKNIYDVDDNGKVTAADALWIINELTDRVVHDPHTKLLLLERPAGYEDRYLDVEEDGMLTALDALRVINELANIIVPMDPSGEEILTPIDTLSFHLREKPEVALQIDDVASIDQTTNRKIASPSELLSDGVITLCIDEFSEKDLVRDSRQSPSSELDSSIELLASDVANQWAKLA